A part of Saimiri boliviensis isolate mSaiBol1 chromosome 11, mSaiBol1.pri, whole genome shotgun sequence genomic DNA contains:
- the MCOLN3 gene encoding mucolipin-3, with product MANPEVVISSCSSHEEENRCNFNQHTSPSEELLLEDQMRRKLKFFFMNPCEKFWARGRKPWKLAIQILKIAMVTIQLVLFGLSNQMVVAFKEENTVAFKHLFLKGYIDRMDDTYAVYTQSDVYDQIIFAVNQYLQLYNVSLGNHAYENKGTDQSAMAICQHFYKRGNIYPGNDTFDIDPEIETDCFFVEPDEPFHTGTPAENKLNLTLDFHRLLTVELQFKLKAINLQTVRHQELPDCYDFTLTITFDNKAHSGRIKISLDNDISIRECKDWHVSGSIQKNTHYMMIFDAFVILTCLVSFILCIRSVIRGLQLQQEFVSFFLFHYKKDVSVSDQMEFVNGWYIMIIISDILTIIGSILKMEIQAKSLTSYDVCSILLGTSTMLVWLGVIRYLGFFAKYNLLILTLQAALPNVIRFCCCAAMIYLGYCFCGWIVLGPYHDKFRSLNMVSECLFSLINGDDMFATFAKMQQKSYLVWLFSRIYLYSFISLFIYMILSLFIALITDTYETIKHYQQDGFPETELRTFISECKDLPNSGKFRLEDDPPISLFCCCKK from the exons ATGGCAAATCCTGAGGTAGTTATAAGTAGCTGCAGCTCTCATGAAGAGGAAAATCGCTGCAATTTTAACCAGCATACATCTCCATCTGAGGAGCTTCTATTAGAAGATCAGATGAGGCGaaaactcaaatttttttttatgaatccTTGTGAGAAGTTCTGGGCTCGAGGTAGAAAACCATGGAAACTTGCCATACAAATTCTAAAAATTGCAATGGTGACTATCCAG ctggTCTTATTTGGGCTAAGTAACCAGATGGTGGTAGCTTTCAAGGAAGAGAATACTGTGGCATTCAAACACCTTTTCCTAAAAGGATATATAGACCGAATGGATGACACATATGCTGTGTACACACAAAGTGATGTGTATGATCAGATAATCTTCGCAGTGAACCAG TACTTGCAGCTATACAATGTCTCACTTGGGAATCATGCTTACGAGAACAAGGGTACCGACCAGTCTGCTATGGCAATCTGTCAGCATTTCTACAAGCGAGGAAACATCTACCCTGGAAATGATACCTTTGACATCGATCCAGAAATTGAAACTG ATTGTTTCTTTGTAGAGCCAGATGAACCTTTTCACACTGGGACACCAGCAGAAAATAAACTGAACTTAACACTGGACTTCCACAG ACTCCTAACAGTGGAGCTTCAGTTTAAACTGAAAGCCATTAACCTGCAGACAGTTCGTCATCAAGAGCTCCCTGACTGTTATGACTTTACTCTGACT ATAACATTCGACAACAAGGCCCATAGTGGAAGAATTAAAATAAGTTTAGATAATGACATTTCCATCAGAGAATGTAAAGACTGGCATGTATCTGGATCAA TTCAGAAGAACACTCATTACATGATGATCTTTGATGCCTTTGTCATTCTGACTTGCTTGGTTTCATTCATCCTCTGCATTAGATCTGTGATTAGAGGACTTCAGCTTCAGCAG GAGTTTGTCAGTTTTTTCCTCTTCCATTATAAGAAGGATGTTTCTGTTTCTGATCAAATGGAATTCGTCAACGGATGGtacattatgattattattagtGACATATTAACAATCATTGGATCAATTCTAAAAATGGAAATCCAAgctaag AGTCTAACTAGTTATGATGTCTGTAGCATACTTCTTGGGACCTCTACCATGCTTGTGTGGCTTGGAGTCATCCGATACCTCGGTTTCTTTGCAAAGTACAAT ctTCTCATTTTGACCCTTCAGGCAGCACTGCCCAATGTCATCAGGTTCTGCTGCTGTGCAGCTATGATTTACTTAGGCTACTGCTTCTGTGGGTGGATCGTGCTGGGGCCTTACCACGACAAG tttcgTTCTCTGAACATGGTCTCTGAGTGCCTTTTCTCTCTGATAAATGGAGATGATATGTTTGCCACATTTgcaaaaatgcaacagaaaagtTACTTGGTCTGGCTATTTAGTAGAATTTACCTCTACTCATTCATCAGCCTctttatatatatgattttaagtCTTTTCATTGCACTGATCACTGATACATATGAAACCATTAAG CATTACCAACAAGATGGCTTCCCAGAGACTGAACTTCGTACTTTTATATCAGAGTGCAAAGATCTACCCAACTCCGGAAAATTCAGATTAGAAGATGACCCTCCCATATCTTTATTCTGCTGTTGTAAAAAGTAG